The sequence CACCGGAAGTCCCTCGTTGAAGGAACTCAAGGTAACGATGTCGAGACCGGAATAAATCTTGGTCAGATTATGCTGGAAACCCATGAAGATAACCCTGGATTCCAGGCCCAGTTCCCTGGTTTTTCTTTCCAGAAAAGCGCGTAACTCTCCGTCGCCGATAATTAAAAAGCGGACATGCTCGTTTTTCGCAGAGATTATCCGGGCCGCCTCGAGAAAACAGACGTGATTTTTGATCGGCACCAGCCTCGCGACAATACCTACGAGCAGCGTACCGGTTTCGAGCTCAAGTTCCCGGTGCAACTGATCGGGCTCTGCGTCGGATTTCACGAACGGCTTGAGATCAAGCCCCAGGGGCACGGAGACAATCTTGTCGGAATCGGCGATCTTATAGTCGATTATTTCCCGCCGCTGATGCTCTCCTACGGTTATGATGACATCGGTGAATTTAGCCAACAGCCTTTCCAGCCACAAGTAAAATTTGGTCTGGAAGTAGCCGAAATAGCTGTGAAATACGTGTCCGTGGAAAGTGTGGATGATCACGGAGACGCCGGTCAGCTTGGCGGCAATCCGGCCCAGAGTTCCGGCTTTGGCGGTATGGGTATGGACTATGTCGGGCTGTTCGCGGCGGATCAGCCGGATCAGATTTATCAGCGCCTTGATATCGTCCCGGAAGAAGATTTCCCGCCCCAGGGCTTCGATCACGATCGGGTGGACGTTTTTCACTTCGGCCAGGTCGTTCATGTTGCCCTCGGCCGGCGATTCGCGTCCGGTCACGAGCCGACTGACATAGTTCGCCGGGTCAAGCTCGCTGTTGAGGATAATCACATGCAGGGCCGGGCCGCCGATATTGAGCCGGGCGATTATCCTCAGGATTTTAATTTTGCGTTTCTCGGCCATCTTGACCATTTCAGCGCACTCCGGGTGTGGTAACAAGTTCCAGTGTCAACTTGGTTCAGAGCCAGCCTTTCCACCAGTACTTTAACATCGCGGCGTATTCATGAAAGATAGCGCCAAGCTGGGAAAACCGATCCCCGTCGGGATGAAAAAAGACACTCTCCGGCGGCGGGACAACCCTCAGTGAATCCGGAGTGACTCCGGGCAGGCGGAGCTTTTGCAGCTGAGTGTCGAGCAGCAGCCGTGTCCTGCGCGAATTGTACAGCCCGGTAACAACCAGAGCGGATTTGAAGCCTGTCTTGGACATAATCTCCAGACAATTCCGAACGTTTTCGTAATTATTGGCCGCCAGCGGGTCCAGGATAATATCGGTTTCACTCACACCCTGGGCAGAGGCGACCTTGCGCATATCCTCGGCATCGCGGCGGGAGAGCTGCTGATAACCACTGGAAAAGACGATTTTATCGGCGAGTCCTCTCTCGTAGAGTTCGGCAGCCCAGCCCGCCCGCTCGAACGTGCTGCTGCCCGGACTGCCGGTTTCACCGACTCCGCCGCCGAAGACAAGGATGACCTCACTGGACGTTACCGGACCTGTGGCCACCAGCGGAGCGCCCAGCCAGCGGACAGTCGAGCTGGAGGTTATCAGCAGCCAGAGCACAAGCAGGGAGGCGGCGATAGTGAGAAACTGGCGCCGTCGTGAGTGGCTTACTGCGGCAAGGCGTTCCAGCCAGCCGGTGTCGTCACCTGGCCTGACCTCTTCGATTCTCCGCTCGATAAGCGAGCACATCTGTTCCAGACTGTTTTCCCAGCCGGCCTCGCGCGCGAGTTCAATCCGGCGCCGACGAAGCTTCAGTTCCTCTTCACCCGAGAGCGCGGCGAGTTTGCGTTCGATCAGCCGGGCCAGCTCCTCGGCGTCGCGGCCGATTTCCACGACGCCGGAATGCTCACCGGCAAACAACTTCATCTCTTCAATCGGAGTGCTTACCACCGGCAGCCCCATCGCCAGATATTCATTGAGCTTGGTGGGGTGGACATATTGAGTGTAATCGGTAAGCCGGTAGGGTATCAGTCCGATATCGAATCCCTTGAGATAGCGCGGAAGCTGATCGTGGGGACGTGCGCCTGTCAGGTGGACATTGGGTATGGACCGGAGTCCGGCCATCGATTCCTGCTCCGGGCCGATCAGGACGAGCTGGACCCGGGGCAGCCGTTCGGCAAGGGAGGCCAGCAGATCGATATCCAGCCAGCGGTGCAAACCACCGATATAGCCGATCCGCGGCCGGGGAATGGATTCCAGGTCCTCCGGCGTGCCCGAGGAAGGGTCCTCACGCACTCCTGCGAAAAATTGATAATCCACCGTAAACGGGTATTTATGCACATTAGGATTGTGTGGCCTGCAATGGGCGGCCAGTTTTTCACTGGTTACCAGCACGAGGTCGGCCAGTTTGATCATCTCGCGTTCGCTGGCTTCGATTTTGCCGGCGGCGGGACTTGAATGGCGGAAACTGTCGATACAGTAATAAATCAGCAGTTTGTGCGGGATATGCTCGATAACCTCCATGGTCAGGCGGCTGGGCAGGAATGTCCAGACTATCGGATCGCTGAAACGCTGCGACCTGAACCACGAGTTGAGTACCCCGCTCATCATCCGGCGGTTGATCCAGCGGGCGATACGGCTGTGAGGCAAGGGAAGGACCAGGGGGCTGAAAATATAGAGATTATCGGCTTGACGGCGGAATCCGCGATAGCTTTTCCACCAGTTCACCAGCCGACGGCGCATTCGTCCCAGATCGGAGGGCCGCGGAGCGCGAACCCCGGTGTTTTCCACATAGAGCACCCGGTTGCCCGCCGCCGCCAGGCGCTGCATGATTTCCTGGTGGCCCTGCCAGTTGAAATCCCAGTCTATCGAGGAGAAACAGATTATGTCCCGGCCGTTAAGCATGAGTCGCTCATTTTCCTGATACCAGGAGCAGCAGGGCCGACAGTATCAGGCCCAGCGCCAAGCCTGCGCCGATCCCGGCGTAGGCGCTCGCCGAAGGAAACAACGCCAGCAGGATGAACCTGACCGGGTAATAGGCGCTCACAAACAGCAGAATGACCGCCGTGGCCTGACGCCGCACCGCAAGCCTGTCACTCGATCGAATCGCCAGCAGGTTGGCTGCCAGACGGCTTCCTGACACGGCAGTCAGGTCGGTCAGCCTGGAACAGAGCCGGACA comes from Candidatus Glassbacteria bacterium and encodes:
- a CDS encoding glycosyltransferase, whose translation is MLNGRDIICFSSIDWDFNWQGHQEIMQRLAAAGNRVLYVENTGVRAPRPSDLGRMRRRLVNWWKSYRGFRRQADNLYIFSPLVLPLPHSRIARWINRRMMSGVLNSWFRSQRFSDPIVWTFLPSRLTMEVIEHIPHKLLIYYCIDSFRHSSPAAGKIEASEREMIKLADLVLVTSEKLAAHCRPHNPNVHKYPFTVDYQFFAGVREDPSSGTPEDLESIPRPRIGYIGGLHRWLDIDLLASLAERLPRVQLVLIGPEQESMAGLRSIPNVHLTGARPHDQLPRYLKGFDIGLIPYRLTDYTQYVHPTKLNEYLAMGLPVVSTPIEEMKLFAGEHSGVVEIGRDAEELARLIERKLAALSGEEELKLRRRRIELAREAGWENSLEQMCSLIERRIEEVRPGDDTGWLERLAAVSHSRRRQFLTIAASLLVLWLLITSSSTVRWLGAPLVATGPVTSSEVILVFGGGVGETGSPGSSTFERAGWAAELYERGLADKIVFSSGYQQLSRRDAEDMRKVASAQGVSETDIILDPLAANNYENVRNCLEIMSKTGFKSALVVTGLYNSRRTRLLLDTQLQKLRLPGVTPDSLRVVPPPESVFFHPDGDRFSQLGAIFHEYAAMLKYWWKGWL
- a CDS encoding glycosyltransferase family 4 protein, with the translated sequence MVKMAEKRKIKILRIIARLNIGGPALHVIILNSELDPANYVSRLVTGRESPAEGNMNDLAEVKNVHPIVIEALGREIFFRDDIKALINLIRLIRREQPDIVHTHTAKAGTLGRIAAKLTGVSVIIHTFHGHVFHSYFGYFQTKFYLWLERLLAKFTDVIITVGEHQRREIIDYKIADSDKIVSVPLGLDLKPFVKSDAEPDQLHRELELETGTLLVGIVARLVPIKNHVCFLEAARIISAKNEHVRFLIIGDGELRAFLERKTRELGLESRVIFMGFQHNLTKIYSGLDIVTLSSFNEGLPVALIEAMAAGKPVVSTDVGGVRDLILDGDNGLLVPSNDHRALADAIQYLLAKPGRRKMMGEAGRRKAYPLFDKNRLLEDIDRLYRDLLTKEKVGHYLD